The nucleotide window CTTtctcaaaaataataataaaaaaaaaaaatttaaaaaaaaaagcatcaacaGAAGGGGACTGCTGTGCTATGACTAAGCCAGAAAAGTCCACTGCTCTTGTTCCACAATCTACATTTACATCACATTCctgaatagaaaaaatataaccTGGCTGGCAGGACTACAGGTCTAAAGACTGGCCATTATCTGTGTACCACTGCAGAAATGCAAATGCTTGGCATTCAAATGGAAGATAATATTACTGATTCTTTTTCATTCCATATGATACCTTCATTGCTCATACTAATATTCTTTTCTTATACTTCCATTTTACTTCCCAAGAACATGGTTTCCTTtaaatttcttgttttgttttggctttggatttttttcccatcaaaatTAATTCTTCAAATCAGTGAAAAATTTTCACAGCTTATTAGGTATTTTACATATtgacacaaatatatatatatgaaatttGTCACAGAATAGAGTTAGAGGCtagtttttgttatttttaaatatttgtaaaagaacagcttcagtttttctttttccctcttaaTAGAATATTAAGTCCCATTAAGAAGTCCATTATTTTCAGTGTTACCTGCTCCTATTAACATATATTGATTGTTCGGAAAGATCTGATCTTCTCTGATTTACCTGCTTatgcttctttctccttccagaCAACCTCCAGTTTCTGCTACAAATATCTATATTCAGATTAGAGCAACTTTAGGTTGAAATGCTAACAATTGCCCTGtgtaagttttttttaaattggtgttgttggggttttttcttcctcccccccctccaaaaaaaaaaaaaaatcatgttatAATTAAGTTTTAGGAAGAATCTGATCAGTAATAAAGGTGAGTTTTTGGCACTGGTAGTCTTCACAATATTACTCTTCATCCATTTCATCCATCATTGTGAAGGAAAACTGCTTCAGGGTAAGAGCCCATCAATTTAGAGTGGGAACTATGCCATTCAGACAGATGGGGTACCTTTAGGTAGCCAAAAGATCATATATGTTCATCAGCAATGGGTGCTCGAGGCATGattcccagctgggaacacTGAAAATTTTGTCCATTACAAGCTGTCTGTGGCTCTTACCCAAAGGTAATCCCTTGCAGGTCTGAATTATCTTTTTGAAATGAAGATTGGTTTCTGTGGACAGGTAAGGAAGGGCTCCATGTGAGCaaggggcacagcacagcaagcgacctGAATGTCATAAAAATGTTCCAACTGGTCTGAGCTGATTGAGGGGAGAGGCAAGGATGCAAAGCACAGAATTACAAGAATAGTTCTTCATTCATGATCATGAAGCGTCCCATTCAAATCAGGGCACattgtgtttaaaaaacagtTCTTATCCCTTTCAGGCATTTATATACAACATGATTTGACCACTCACCACATAACCCACATTCATGCTGCTATTCTGGAAAACAGCAATAAATCTATGGTGTCACCATGCAGCTGATTCTTTCTTGATTTAGGTGTCCCAGGGGTTGGTCTTGCTACAACCACCTCTGCCAGAAAATGGCAGGGTTTTGCCAGATGTGTTGAAAGTATTGGGATTCTGATGTTATCTTCATAGTCCAGAggcattttcttcttcatgtgTGGCTTTAAGATTCTAAGAGACAAGAGGTTTTTATCTGCAAGGTGGGGGATGTCCTCCTCCTTGCAGTGAGCTGGGGCCTTTTACTTACTGTGAAGCCATGGTAAAGCAAGTCTCTTTTAAGGAAGCTAGAGTCAGTTTATACTATTAAGTTAATACAACTTCAAGCTATGAGGCCTAGCTGTGGCAGCTGCCAGATTCTCCTAGGAGCAGCCTGGAGACTGAGGCAGAAGCCTTGCCTGCAGGGCTCATTTTTCACAGGGACTGCAAAGGGACTCTACAAAAATGAAGTACGGAAAAGGGCTCATGGTGGCTGAAGTCTGTGCTCGGGAACGAGCAAGTGACATCTCCAGTCCACTGGGCATGGTAGACCAGCCCTCCAGAGCGGCTCCTCCGGCGCTGCTACATACACTCAGCACATTTGAGACCCCTGCCGTGCCGGCCGTGCGCCCACCCCTCGCATACGAGGCGAGACGCCCACGCTCCGCGGCCGTGAGAGGCAGCCGGGCCGGCTCGGACGGGCTCGAAGGGCGGCTCTGCCTCCGCCGCGCCCTCCCTGAGGGGCGCGGTCCCGCCCGCCGGGGCGCTCGGAGCGCGCACGCGCGGCTGGAGCGGCGGAAGCCCACGGTTGGTTCCGCCGCGTgcccgggcggggggcggcgcgCGCGACCCCCGTTGGCCCGGGAGcggcgccgcgggcggggcgggccgggccggcgggaggggcggggggcggccgaGCGGCGGCGGTGGCACCGGCGATACCGGCACTTCCTCGGAcacggccccgccgcggccggCGGGCTCCTTCTGGTCTTCCTCCATCCCTGCGCCTCCCCTCCAGCGCTGCTGTTGTCTGTGCGTGGAGCTGGGTAGGGAAACCCTGGGCGGAATTGCCCAGGGTATCTCCCCAGCTGTGAAATAAGGAAATGGTGCTGTCGCTTTCATGCAGGTCCAgggtgctcttgctctgtagAGAAGGAGGGTGTTTGCTGGTATTGGGGTGGTAGTAGGAGAGGCACGAGGTTTTGATTAGCTGTGTGCTCCAGCAGCGCGGCACAAGGAAGTGCATTGGCCTTGGCATCCCTTGGTTTCACACTTTCACTTCCCAGCTCTAGTAGTTAGTCAGATGACGTAGCAGGTCTTCGTTCGCCTCTGGCTGATGATCCAAACAGTAATGTTCTCAAAGTAATGTACTTTATTTGTCTTCAAGTGGCTGTTTGGTCAGCAGTGGGTGAAGATAGATTTGATGGACTTGTGATAAGGAGGGTAAGGTGTACTATGTTAATGTCAAGCCACATCCCTCTCCAAGCCCAGGTGACATCTTTTATAAATGAAGTAGTTGTTTACAGGTATGCTTCCTTAGATCCTATCAGTGAAAAGTAACTGGGTGGGAATGTCTTGCCTACCTCAACAAACCTGTCAACAGCCACCTAACAACTGCtttgtgccaaggtctctgctGCAACCATCCATTGTATAAACACAAGAAATGCCCGGTGTGTGGGATTTTGTCAGAGCACAAATATGCTGTTGCTTATGTTAACTGGCTATTCAGATACCTGTTCTGTTTTGTTAAACAGAAGTGTTGCAAAAAGCTTAATGGCAATTCTGTTCTGACACTTGAGTTCCTTAAAATCTAGTTTGTAAAAAAGGTCAGTTGATTGGTTCAAGTCCACCTTGGTTTTTCCCATTGaagtgtattttttgttttagtatCAGTAATCTTTGGCAGTAATTCTTTAGATTTCAGGGAGGTCACTGCTGTAAAAATGCAGCTGGATACAGAAATTGGGGAAGGCTGTTGATTGTTGCTGCTCTGCCCTAGTTAGCACAAATATTGTGAGAAGTGTGGCTCTCTTGTGTTTCtactctctcttcttttttttgatTTGCTTAGGATACAGTGTTTTTAGAAAGTGGTGTTTTTTCCACTCTCAAAATAGGTATTAAGAAGCATAGTATTGTTCACTTTGTGTGGAATCTTAAAATTGTCTTTCATGGCGAGCAATACAGTAAGTTACTGATCTGTGTTGTTCTGCACTTGTTTAAGGACTTATGAAAAAAGTTCTGCAAGTCAGATTTCAGAAGTCATATTTTTCTTAAGGAGCAGGGCTACAGTGAGGCACAGTTTCTAGTTGTGTATCAGTGCAGCACCCATGAATGTGCAAGAAACAGGATGTCCCCAGAGCAGACTGTTGTGCTTCTTAGGCTGAGAAATTGAGTACTGCTCATGTTGGGTGTATTTATGAAATACAGTTTTCTAAATATGTTTTGGGACATTCTTGATGTAAAATGgtatactttttattttcctaaggTTGCATTCAAATGAGTCTATTAAAGCAATTTATATTTCACCTTAACATTTCTGGTTAGCACAgagctttctcttttcttggaaTTGACTTTCCACCTGCCTGACTCATTCTGTGGTCTCAGTATTCTGTGGATGTCACACGAAGGGTCCTCTTGCAGGTGATTGTAGTGAACAAAGTACTGAGTTTATGATGCCATTAGTGGAactgcacagaaagaaaagggtTAGGAAAAAATGCTGTCCAGGCATCCTggaataaaagtattttttggaAAGGCAAGAATGATTCCCAATAGTGTAGGAAAGACTCAGTCATGTTTTGGTGCAGCTGAAGCTTTTCATAGGCACAACTACTGTTGGCTTTCAAATGATTTGTATTTGAGTTATTTATTTAGAAGAAATAGCTATAAATTAGGGCACTAGGGTAGAAAACCACAAAAGCTCTAACATTAGTGCTCTCTGTTTTCTCCTAAATTACTTAATTGGAAAATTACTTTGCTTGGAGAATTTCATTGCTTGTATGAATCCTGAGTGTATACGGATATATGTTTCTTTCCATATATTTGTTGTTAACCTTCtcatagggtttttttctttgcatgttGTAGTTTTTCTGATcagaaattttgaattttgaagAACAGAATTATATGAGATCAgtcatctcttttttttggcACTGTGTTTGAAAGACTAATGCATTCACTTTGTTTATGACTTAAATTTTAATCTAGTACTTCCTTCCTTGTTGTCTGATTTTGGAGctcttactttttctttattccCCACACTTTATGTATTAATGCATGGGACATAAACCaagagaaagaggggaaaaaaattactttgccAGGGTAAGTCAGTATATTGACATCATTTATTTGCTATTGCTGCTGAAgtataagaaaaaatataaaacttaaTTTACCATTATAGGAAACAGGAAGCAAATGTGTGTAAGTGAAATACACTGGCAGTACTGCAGTTTTACACAGATCTTTCTCTGAACTCTTACAtccttttaaatatatattaaaattgtAAAATGGCCTAGAACTGAGATTTGAGAAATGCTAGTTAGAATTAACTTGTCAGTTTGGAGACACCTCTACTCAGTAAGGTGGGGTTTCAAAAGCAGAATAGAAAGTAATCTGTTACATGCTGCCTTTCAAACAAGTGATAATGGTTGTTTGCATATCACACTATCAGGAGATAcagaagaagatgaaaaatcACCCCCTGTCTTGAGAGTGAGGCCTGTATTTGCGTAGTTCTTGCTTAATTCTGGATTTTGCCATCCAAGATATGGTTTTGAGCACGGCTGAGGTTTCCCATAGGCACATCATTTTCAAATTATAAACTTCAATATGGTCATGCAGGCAAAAGTTACTGAGGGATAAAATTATATCTCTCCATTTTGTTTGTTGAGCTGTTATTTCCCATTCTAAAGAAGTGCTGTGAAGTCATGGAATCTCTTCTGCTCTGGTAAGATGGAAAACAGATGGATTTCTCAGTGGTCATCAGTGTTTCTAGCtacatttgggtttttttggcctCTATATTTCTATTAGTCTGCATGATTTTACCTTTGTAAATTCATGGTGATTACTCCCAGTATCCTTCTTGTCCTTCACGTGTTTGAAAATAGTTTCCAGGATTGTTTCCTTCACCTTCCCAGAGACCAGGGTGAGGCTAGTAGGCCTGTAGTTGCCTGGCTCCTCCTTCTTGTCCTTGAAAGCAGTATTTTCATTGACACTTGTTTTCTTGAATCCTTTGGAATGTCACCCATCAGCATAAAACTTCCAAACATAGTTGAGAATGACTTCACAATGACAAAACCAGTTCTCTCAGCACTCAGGTTGGCACTTCAGTAGGTCACATGGAAGTGCTAGGTCCAGTTCACCTAAAAATTTGTTAATCTGATCCTCCCTCGCTCAGTCTAAGTCTTTTGTATTCTACACTTTCCCATGAGTCTCAGGGATCTGGAATTCCAGAAGGCAGGTCTTACCCATGAAAGAGCAAGATAAACAAGGTGCTTTGACATTTTTGAATGATTTTGATACTttcagcagcaggctggcaTTTCCTCTCTAGCCTTCCTTGTGCTGCTCATGTACCTGTACAAGTCTCTCTTGGAATTTCATCTCTCTCACCTGATTCAACTCTAGGAGGACCTTGGATTTCCTAACTCTATCCTAGTGCACCTAAGTGGTGTTCCTGTGTCAGTTGTGTGCACACACTTGGTGCAGCCCCGCTTCACCTTGGTTTGGTTGATTATAAGATCTCTGTTTTCCACATCATTCTGCATCCTTTGCGTGCAAACTGTGACCAAAACTTCCTTGCTCTTTCAGAGGTCACCACCTTCCTCTGTCATCATTCTTAATTTAAGCATTCCCCAGCCAGCCTCTCAGCAAAGGTACTTTTACCCGTGTAATTTCAGGTGGATCTTGTTCCCCTTCACCCTCAGTTTTTGAGCCTCATAGAAGGTTCTATGGATGTGAATGCTGCACGACCACGTGCTCATTTGCAGGATCTGTCTGCTTCTCTCCAAGTTCTTCCCCTTCATCAGCAGCATGAATGAACCACTTGGCTACTAGACTTTGGCCAACACCCTGTTAACTGTGTAGTCATGCTTGGTAAACTCCTGGTctcccctggctgtgtccaTGGTGCCTGAATGGAAGAGCAGCTAAGGGTAATAGTCTAAGGTCCAGATTACTACCAGCCTCAGTAACAGTCAGTCTGTGGTATCCAGGACCCTGGACCCTTGTAAGCAGCATACTTTGCCAGGTGACAAGGTGGGCCAGCAGGGGTGCCTTTGTCCCAGAAGCAGGGACCCAGCGCTGTTCTTTACCCCGTGCTTTTCCTCATACCCAGTACGGGTACTGCCGCAGGACTCAGGCACAGATGGCTCAGAGGCTTTCTTGGACCGAGCTTCCTGTCCATgtgtgctgccagggctcagaACCTGCTCTGTAGATAGAGCTGCAGGCTGAACAGGAACTGTCCTCTTCGTGCTGGAGCTCAGAGGCTTGACATGTCCGTCTGGACAAGCTGAGGCTCTGTCTGCTTCTCCTCTTGTCATGGGAGTTTCTGTAGCTGCAAGAACTTGGGTGGGGATCTGAATGATACGTGAATGGGAACActgttacattaaaaaataacaaagggtGATAAATAACACTAAggagaaatgtggaaaaatgACAGCTTGTTTGGGTCTGATTTTGATTagatatttaaaagaagaaaagacaatGAAATTTGTGAATAGTATTAAGTAAATTTTGAATGCAATTGAGAACAGTCAAACATGAAACAAGTAAGCACAACCCTTGGAAACAGAGATGTTTGATAAACAAAATTTCATTGGAACAAGTAGAAACTgaaaggaatggaaagaaacCATCAAAAATGGAACAAGATTCCTGAAGCCTGGAAACTGGGGAAACTAATGGGTAAGAGAGTAGATTGGGATTTATGTGTGCATTGCAGTAATAAAATATGTGTATGAAAGTAGTCTgacaaaaaaataacagtaataatCCCTTCTATCATAGTTGTGCTGATTAGTGGTTAGGACTCAGTGCTGTGTTGTTGAGATCAGTTTATGAAGCTCAGAAGTTCACATTGTAGGACTTGGTGAGGTTTCTTCAGTCTAAAACCAAAAGGAACCCAGCCCACTCAAGTGTAAGGATGGAAACTTTGATGTTTTAAATGTGATTAATAGAAAATGTTCTATTGTGTGATATTTTTAGTAATCTATGTGAAAGATGTTAGGGTTTGCTATTAATGTCATGAAGGACATTTTTTTAAGCAAGGAAACCCCGAATTCTTAGTGATGCTTTTGACTGTTTTAGCATAAAAGCTTTAAGAGAACAACCATGAAATACAGGGGGAAATTGTAATAGATAGGTGGGGTGAATCTTTGTGGAACATAAGTAATTCCTTATCTATCTTAGTTGCTTTACAATCTTTTTACTTTGGTGGAAGAGTTTTCTTTGTTGCTGCCACCTGACCGACAGTTGCTGTTTTACCTATGGCTTAATAGTTTTCCCAGGTAGTGTTTTTACTTGCATCTTGGTGATAAATGTTGCTTTTTAGCCAGATATAACTAATTAATGAATTCACAAAATGTTTTGCTACCTGGTGCTTAAAAAATGTATGCAAAATGTTTGTAAATTTTTATGTAATTCCTTAAATCAATGGctacagtttttttctttcttacttgaATGTACGAATTTGAATGTATGAACCATATTGGTTGCACTATACTAGataatttactctttttttttttttttaattatttatctcTTTAGGATTGTCTTCCTGGGTCGTGACAATTTATTATCTGTTTGTGTTCAATGGGGCAACGAATTCACTTTGTGGTTGACCCTCAAGGCTGGTGCTGTATGGGCCTAATTATCTTCGTCTGGCTGTACAATACGATCTTCATTCCAAAGGTCATCCTTTTTCCTCATTATGAAGAGGGAAATATTTcagttgtggcagttttgtgtaaGTAATTATACCCTTTTTCTACTAATAAAGTACTATCTCTACTTAatgtacatttaaaaaaatcctatcaTCAAATAAAAACTAGGGTGAAAGTAAAGACAAAAGATAAAGGGTAAGCGTAGTGGATGCATCCTACGTTTTTGTGTTCTGAGAAGCTGCGGCACTTCATTTTGCAGGCGTTATTGTAGAACTTGTTTTTGTGGAAACTGGTGAAAAGCCTGAATGTAGCTTTCAGGTCCTGTATGTAGAACTTGTTGACAGGATTCCAGGTTCACATCTGCGAGTGCCTATAAGAATTCGGTGTGACAGTAGTGATGATTGGCAGCAAACTAAATTTTGTTAGTTTTGTCATATGTCCCTGTGTGGGTTAGCTCATACAAGTTTTGCTGATAGGTTTGCTGGGGAAAAGTCTTGAATTATGGCTGCAACAAACTTCAAGGTAAAGATGTGCTATTGGGAATATTGTCCATATGGAGGCTTTGAGGTGTGGTATGATTGGTGCTTGTGTGGTAAGATGGTGGagaaacttcagaaaaacagTGGTATGATCATAGTAGCACCTGCTGGTGCTGTTTACTGCttttttcactgtatttatTGGGAAGTACTTAATGTTGTGTACTTAATATCAAAAATATATCTGGAATTGAATGAGAAGGCTGAGTattttccagctcagttctggagCATCTGTATTTTTTGATATAGTGTACTTTGCACATATGAAAAAGTCTAACaaatgcttatttatttttataggtTATTACTTCTGCTCATTGTTTTGTATAGCTTCATTATTTAGAGCCTCAGTAGCAGATCCAGGAAAACTAACTGAAAATCCAAAGATACCCGTTACAGGTACATTAACTTGTTTCTATATAATTTAATGAAAGTTATTTTAATAGCCTCAAAATAATTAGGAACAAATTTGTCTTCGTGAGACTTACTGGAAACCATGAGCTGTCCTTGCTGAATAAAGTTAGTATGTCACTGTTTTAAAGTTGTAAATTTCTAGCACTTTGCCTTGTGTAATTTCAAAACTTCTGTTTCTTAAACTTGTATTCTACCAGAAATTCCACCATTCTTCAGTTATGTAGGACCTTCTGCTAGGAAATTTTTCtgcaggaagattttttttttttttttgcattctaGACTTTTAAACATAATGCATATACTATTAATTGGataatatttaatgaaaaatgtttataGATGGCTAGTTATTTTAATTCCATATATTTTGTGTTGCTAAATTTGTACAATGTTGAAAATGGTTGTGGGAGGTAGTCCTATGCTGGTTTTTACCTGTGtatgtttttgctgttttttttccaaagtctTATGATTGTATTGGCtgttaacaaaaaaacccaaaccatggTGCTAGTTACACTGCATTTCTGTAAAGTAGCAACTTAATTGATCCTTTCTGTCCTTGCAAATTTATCCCACTATTCCTGTATGGTATCCAGTGCTCCAGAAGTTGGAGGAAATTTAAAACCTTAATGATTCTCCACAGAGAAGGACAGTATTTTTATGAACTGTTGGGAGCTATTATCTAATGCATAGAGCTTTTATTTAGGAATTTAGGATGGAATGGGGCTGTTAAACAGCACGAGCTTTGTCACATTAACAGATAACACTTCATGAATGAAGAAAATGTGTCCCATCCAGTGAGGATGAATGCTTCAGTCTTGTCTTCAAATGTGATGAATACCCAGAAtaaaatttttctctcttttcccaatGTTACTGGAAATCTAGGATGATGTGTTTggaaacatgatttttttcagctttagtGCTGATGATATGAAGTAGACAGCTTATTGTAGAAAGGGGTGTATCTCCCTGGGATTCAGATGTGTCATCACTGATTGCAGAAAATCTCCTGCCagtgtttttctgcttctggCAGCTGATGCTTTGATCCAGTGAAACAGAGGTGTTTCAGACTTGGGTTCTGGAGTCAGAGGttttgcagcaggaggagcaacATGGATTTTGCACCCTGAGCTGGATAATGAAGACACTTGCTAGTTACAGACAGTTACATTTGTATTGGAGTTTTCATTTACCTTCAAAATACCAGGAGCAGTGCAAATTCCCTTTGTACACAGATGGTTTTGTCTAATTTAAGGTATCTCTTTGCATAGCTCTCCAACCTTTGCATGCTCCATTCAGTCCACATGGAAATTATGCTTAATAAGTACTTCTAAAGGTGAAATATTTAGGCTAGGTCATGACTTTGATATTTTGATTTGGGGTGTGAGATATCTGGGTATTGTACTTTCGGAGGTAGCACTTTAATTGTCCAGTATGTGCTAGGCTGACAGGAGGATACATTTTTACGTAGTATAAATTGTGTTAAAAATGTGTTGGGGTGTTTCTGAACTCTGCTGGTAGCTACCCTATTAGTGAGTGACGCCTCTGTGACACTGGATTTATGGGAACAGATTGTAAATCAGTTTCCATCTGTCATTATTACTAGTTTAATGATCTCAGATATTGGGTTTCTTTACTTCCAGTGTCCAAATGTTATTTTGCAGCGAGAAAGACCAGATTAGAGCTGCCTGCAGGTGGCTCAGAAGTGCTAAATATAACTTTATTTTGTTTACACTGGGACAGTGTTTTACAGTATAAAATTTTGGAATGTCCTACTGTAAAAATGaagcttttttgctttttttccttttttttccccctgatatGAGAAATTTTTGTGCCTGAAAAAAGATTATTTAGGTAGAAACAATTTGAACAGTCAAAGTATTTCTCAGTCGTCCACCTTTTTCcttaaagacagaaaacataTGCTTTTGTGACTGGAATTATTTCAGTGTTAATCTTATTGTGTCCCATGTGAGGATGAAATTTTTGAACATATAAtatgaattttcattttcaaagaatTCCTCTAATTTGGGTGGTGCATTTTGAGATAAATAAATTGCTCAGCCAAGCTAAGCAATAGTAATCCTGGCACTTTCAATTACTCAATATCTCTGGATAGTAGCTTTTAAAGAATCTCAcattagtaatttaaaaatagtatATATCTGTAAATACAAGCCTATCTTCTATCTCTTTCTTTGATTGTCTTATATCTAAAATTGCATGTGGTGATATGCATGTcattaaaatgctttgaaatggAAGATGCTCCTGAAGTGTTTACTGTGTGTTATATTTTAGTTAGCTAGCAGTAGCAGTATTTCCTCAGGAGGTTCTGAAATAGCAGTGAGATTGTATCCTGATTCTGTCTagcagttaatttttttcatagtaGAAGCATAAGGAAATAACTGAGTTACAGTCTTCCTTGTCTGAGTCACAGGTTTGTTCTGTAATAATTACTTTGTAGAAATTTATAGGAAGAGAGGGCATTTTGGAGATGGAAACTGGCATGGAGTAGCAGTAATATCTTCCAGTTTAATTAAGGTCACAGTGGGAAAAAGTTTTTATGTGCTTATCCTTCTCAGATCATAGtaagatttgtttttttaattagagtTACAAGCATACAGATTTATTATGAGTACACATAACTGAGTTTAAATCTCTCTAACgtgtttttacattttcaccTAGAACGAGAACATTGGGAGTTATGTAACAAATGCAATATGATGAGACCAAAGCGTTCACACCATTGCAGTCGCTGTGGACATTGTGTGAGGAGGATGGATCACCACTGTCCGTGGTAAAACCAGGACATTCCTTCTAATTATCTACTGTTGTTTTAGTGAATCATTCTGAAATTTGTGGTCTTGACTGCTgctcattttttcctgtttctttcccAGTGGTGCTTAATCATTTAG belongs to Haemorhous mexicanus isolate bHaeMex1 chromosome Z, bHaeMex1.pri, whole genome shotgun sequence and includes:
- the ZDHHC21 gene encoding palmitoyltransferase ZDHHC21 isoform X2, whose product is MGQRIHFVVDPQGWCCMGLIIFVWLYNTIFIPKVILFPHYEEGNISVVAVLCYYFCSLFCIASLFRASVADPGKLTENPKIPVTEREHWELCNKCNMMRPKRSHHCSRCGHCVRRMDHHCPWINNCVGEDNHWLFLQLCFYTQILSSYTLILDFCHYYYFLPLKKENWDVFVFRHELALLRISAFMGLIILGGISRLFYTQLMGIFTPLCWRHLDLGCFPRPPPWWLSS
- the ZDHHC21 gene encoding palmitoyltransferase ZDHHC21 isoform X3, which encodes MGQRIHFVVDPQGWCCMGLIIFVWLYNTIFIPKVILFPHYEEGNISVVAVLCYYFCSLFCIASLFRASVADPGKLTENPKIPVTEREHWELCNKCNMMRPKRSHHCSRCGHCVRRMDHHCPWINNCVGEDNHWLFLQLCFYTQILSSYTLILDFCHYYYFLPLKKENWDTTSIEKMSNCCEDISRPQKPWQQTFSEVFGTHWKILWFIPFRQRHPLRVPYHFANHV